From Afipia carboxidovorans OM5, one genomic window encodes:
- a CDS encoding PepSY domain-containing protein, whose protein sequence is MRSKDNTMIRRMVAASLLFALAGSGAAMADDDCNVPMNQWQSREAVQKSAEAHGWKVDRIKIDDGCYQIRGIDETGQPFKAKIDPGTLAVVKMKRKRADDHDEHGRARREPAASGMIEPSSLPPVDRESPKVIVR, encoded by the coding sequence ATGCGGAGCAAGGACAATACAATGATCAGGCGCATGGTGGCAGCTTCGCTGCTTTTCGCTCTTGCCGGGTCCGGCGCGGCGATGGCGGATGACGATTGCAACGTCCCCATGAACCAGTGGCAGTCGCGCGAGGCCGTGCAGAAGAGCGCCGAAGCGCACGGCTGGAAAGTGGACCGGATCAAGATCGATGACGGCTGTTATCAGATCAGGGGCATCGACGAGACGGGACAGCCATTCAAGGCAAAGATCGATCCGGGGACCCTTGCGGTCGTCAAGATGAAGCGCAAGCGGGCCGATGATCATGACGAGCACGGGCGTGCGCGGCGCGAGCCGGCCGCGTCTGGTATGATCGAGCCGTCGTCCTTGCCGCCGGTGGACAGAGAGTCGCCGAAGGTTATCGTCAGGTAA
- a CDS encoding response regulator transcription factor yields the protein MRILLIEDDTILGAAVRDHVVADNHSVDWVTRLDAANDHLGSAAYDLILLDMMLPDGQGITFLRDLRRKGCVTPVIIMTALDQISDRIQGLNVGADDYMTKPFDLSELLARLNAVGRRYSGNPNPLVKIGDLQIDLAARTITRGGRPVNLTAREWALLEAFIQHPGQVLSKEQLEERLYAFGAEVESNTIEVHVSRMRKKLGSAIVETVRGIGYRLGTAR from the coding sequence ATGAGAATCCTTCTGATCGAAGACGACACGATACTTGGGGCAGCCGTCCGCGACCACGTTGTCGCCGACAATCATTCGGTTGATTGGGTGACCCGTCTCGACGCGGCCAACGACCATCTCGGCAGTGCGGCCTATGACCTTATTCTGCTCGACATGATGCTTCCTGACGGACAGGGCATTACCTTTCTGCGCGATCTGCGCCGGAAGGGCTGTGTCACGCCAGTGATTATCATGACGGCGCTGGATCAGATTTCAGACCGCATCCAGGGGCTCAACGTCGGGGCCGACGACTATATGACCAAGCCCTTCGATCTTTCCGAGCTATTGGCACGATTGAACGCCGTGGGACGCCGATACAGCGGCAATCCGAATCCGCTCGTGAAGATCGGCGACCTGCAGATCGACCTCGCGGCGAGGACGATCACGCGTGGCGGCCGACCCGTCAATCTCACGGCGCGGGAGTGGGCGCTTTTAGAGGCTTTCATCCAGCATCCCGGCCAGGTCCTGTCCAAGGAACAATTGGAGGAGCGCCTCTACGCTTTCGGCGCCGAGGTGGAAAGCAACACAATCGAAGTGCATGTCAGCCGCATGCGCAAGAAGCTCGGATCAGCGATTGTGGAAACCGTGCGGGGTATTGGCTACCGGCTCGGAACTGCCAGATGA
- a CDS encoding ATP-binding protein — MKSPKSLQWRLSLWLGLTITLLWTIAAAITAQKLRHEMDQVFDSALEETAQRILPLAVRDIINRDSDDGDVSQSVTTLRKHDEYFTYVVRDAQNKVLLRSHKADLSIFPPFTRMGFTDTPTHRIYSDAALQETITITVAEPLAHRRAITQRTLLDLLLPLGLVLPLSLIGIWGTVRISMTPIMTFRAGIEARGAGDLSPISDEDLPSEILPTAQAVNRLLEQLRRTLEAEHSFTANSAHELRTPVAAALAQTQRLFIEAKDDAIRERARLIETALQRLSRLSEKLMQLARAEGGRLRGTEPTDIAAILGMVVREMTTGAHSVDRIAFELPDTQVMARIDPDAFAILARNLIENALKHGSQQEPVRVTLSTDGVLSVANGGAAVAPDLLARLSEPFERGGARVDGTGLGLAIARAIAAGTGGRIELISPREGQQDGFEARFTLGK; from the coding sequence ATGAAGTCGCCTAAAAGTCTGCAGTGGCGTCTCTCGCTATGGCTGGGACTGACCATCACCCTGCTCTGGACAATCGCAGCCGCGATAACTGCGCAAAAATTACGTCATGAAATGGATCAGGTCTTCGACAGCGCGCTTGAGGAAACGGCGCAGCGCATCCTGCCGCTGGCCGTTCGCGACATCATCAATCGCGACAGCGATGATGGTGATGTGAGCCAAAGCGTTACGACGCTGCGCAAGCATGACGAGTATTTCACCTATGTGGTGCGGGATGCCCAAAACAAGGTGCTGCTACGTTCACACAAAGCCGATTTATCCATATTTCCGCCGTTCACCCGCATGGGTTTTACCGACACCCCAACCCATCGCATCTATTCCGATGCCGCACTGCAGGAAACGATCACCATCACGGTCGCCGAGCCACTGGCCCACCGTCGGGCAATAACGCAAAGAACTTTACTCGATCTGCTCCTGCCGCTTGGCTTGGTGCTTCCCTTAAGCCTGATCGGCATCTGGGGCACTGTGCGAATTTCAATGACACCGATAATGACCTTTCGCGCAGGCATTGAGGCGCGGGGTGCCGGCGATCTATCGCCCATTTCAGACGAAGATCTGCCATCCGAGATCCTGCCGACCGCGCAAGCGGTGAACCGCCTGCTGGAGCAACTCAGGCGCACCCTGGAGGCCGAGCACAGCTTCACGGCCAATTCCGCCCATGAATTGCGGACTCCGGTCGCGGCTGCGCTGGCGCAAACACAAAGATTGTTCATCGAAGCGAAGGATGACGCAATACGCGAGCGAGCGCGTCTCATCGAGACGGCATTGCAGCGGCTTTCCAGGCTGTCGGAAAAGCTGATGCAGCTCGCACGGGCTGAGGGTGGGCGCCTCCGGGGAACGGAGCCCACGGACATTGCCGCGATCTTGGGAATGGTGGTGCGGGAAATGACGACAGGCGCGCACAGCGTTGACCGCATAGCCTTCGAGTTGCCGGATACACAGGTCATGGCCCGTATCGACCCGGATGCTTTCGCAATTCTTGCGCGGAACCTCATCGAAAATGCGCTGAAGCACGGATCACAGCAGGAACCGGTGCGCGTGACCCTATCGACAGACGGCGTGCTCAGCGTGGCCAATGGGGGTGCAGCAGTGGCTCCCGATCTGCTTGCCCGTCTTTCCGAGCCGTTCGAACGAGGCGGCGCGCGGGTGGATGGTACCGGGTTGGGGCTGGCCATCGCCCGGGCGATCGCCGCCGGTACCGGCGGCCGTATTGAATTGATTTCCCCCCGCGAAGGCCAACAGGATGGCTTTGAAGCCAGGTTTACTTTGGGAAAGTAA
- a CDS encoding VIT1/CCC1 transporter family protein: MRTLHKENHLIERIGWLRAAVLGANDGLISTSSLIVGVAAATATFHEILVAGVAGLVAGAMSMAAGEYVSVSSQADTEEADMARERYELSTQPEAELAELAKIYEDRGVTPELARQVAEQMMAKDAFAAHARDELGLSSHMMARPVQAAFTSAATFASGAALPLIIALLSPAGTTVWTVSIACLVGLATLGAIGARAGGASIWRPTFRVVFWGAVAMASTAVIGALIGRAV; encoded by the coding sequence ATGCGCACCCTTCACAAAGAAAACCATCTGATCGAACGAATAGGATGGCTTCGTGCCGCGGTGCTCGGAGCCAATGACGGTCTGATTTCAACGTCGAGCCTGATCGTCGGCGTCGCCGCTGCAACAGCAACGTTCCACGAGATCCTCGTTGCCGGTGTCGCCGGGCTGGTGGCCGGAGCGATGTCGATGGCAGCGGGTGAATACGTATCGGTCAGTTCCCAGGCTGACACGGAAGAAGCCGACATGGCGCGTGAGCGTTATGAACTGTCCACGCAACCCGAAGCGGAGCTGGCCGAGCTGGCAAAGATCTATGAGGACCGCGGCGTGACACCCGAACTGGCCCGGCAGGTTGCCGAGCAGATGATGGCGAAAGACGCGTTCGCAGCACATGCGAGGGATGAACTCGGACTGTCGAGCCACATGATGGCCAGGCCAGTTCAAGCAGCCTTCACGTCTGCGGCGACATTCGCATCCGGCGCTGCATTACCGTTAATTATCGCCCTGCTTTCCCCGGCGGGAACAACCGTCTGGACGGTGTCGATCGCCTGCCTCGTCGGGCTTGCCACCCTTGGGGCCATTGGCGCGCGAGCGGGCGGCGCCAGCATATGGAGGCCCACTTTTCGGGTCGTGTTCTGGGGCGCTGTTGCCATGGCATCAACCGCTGTGATCGGCGCCCTTATTGGCCGGGCCGTCTAG
- a CDS encoding efflux RND transporter permease subunit — MRRLLHWTTSHLFAVVAIALVISGFGLWSFLRLQVDAIPDITGVQVQINTTVPAFAPEEIEHLVTLPIERAMAGQPGLRDMRSLTKTGLSQVTLIYGDGTDQLRARQLVTERLAAVRDLLPSGSVPQLAPITTGLGEIWYYTLDWTQPPAGMNEQQQLMELYEAQEYIVKPILRAVQGVADVNSNGGLERQFVVEPDLQRLTAASVTPSELGQAIGANVENAGGGTITQNNQRFTIRTEARVTTADMIRALPVKFAGGVRPLTVGDLTTVTIGHAPRNGAATANGKETVLGTVMMLVGQNSREVARRVDAQLPDLRAALPKGMTLQVQYDRSELVERTVATVESNLGEGALLVAVVLLVVVGNWRAALIVTLVIPLAFLMMIIGMNTLGISGNLMSLGALDFGLLVDGAIVVVENALRLMTEAKAAKGRELTARERRTIVIDATSGVARPVFFGIAIITLVYVPVLSLGGVEGKLFHPMAEAVMLALAAALIVTFTLVPALCASLLRGETPSRQSERIDGENDARLRATDSIRQSGFAGVVARGYVPVLNFALRHPIALLFVAVGLLGGTFAVFQTLGAQFTPRLDEGSITAMVYKPVGMSLDRSLAIEQEIEREILHRFPQVTRTFSRIGTSAVATDPMPPNENDLYIFYKPLDQWPKDPGMPTTKAELVAAIEKLATTLEPEQSFLFAQPIEMRFNEMLEGTRADLSVKIFGNDYDVLERLAAQAKEELQGLPGTANVAFETADRTRSVVIEINHDAMIRLGLGAAEVNRAIRAALGGEEVGFIARGERRYSIVVRLSEAMRADRKAILSLPLRVGATGLVPLERVARLREMRTVEPILHDNAKRRAALMINLNTNDIEGYVRAARARLDSKLELPESYRIEFGGQFRQLEAARARLMIVVPAALAMIFALVYSAVGSVRQAAIVYTGIPFAITGGVMALWLQGMPFSITAAIGFIALSGIAMLNGLVLVDHINALRRTLPLVDAVRQAATDRLRPVLSTALVAAIGFAPMAVAQGAGAEVQRPLATVVIGGIMSSTVLTLLLLPAIYHWVERRSAGAPDRQKQSLKLEISA, encoded by the coding sequence ATGCGCCGCTTGCTGCACTGGACAACCAGCCACCTGTTCGCGGTGGTCGCAATCGCCCTGGTGATCAGCGGCTTTGGCCTCTGGTCGTTTCTGCGGCTGCAGGTCGACGCTATTCCCGACATCACAGGCGTGCAGGTTCAGATCAATACCACGGTGCCGGCCTTCGCACCGGAGGAAATCGAGCACCTTGTCACCCTGCCTATCGAGCGCGCAATGGCGGGCCAGCCGGGGCTTCGTGACATGCGATCGCTGACCAAGACCGGGCTGTCTCAGGTCACGCTGATTTATGGCGACGGCACCGATCAGCTTCGCGCGCGCCAGCTCGTCACCGAGAGGCTGGCGGCGGTGCGCGACCTGCTGCCGTCCGGCTCGGTGCCGCAACTCGCGCCCATCACCACCGGGCTTGGCGAGATTTGGTACTACACGCTCGACTGGACGCAGCCTCCGGCGGGCATGAACGAGCAGCAGCAGTTGATGGAGCTGTACGAGGCGCAGGAATACATCGTCAAGCCGATATTGCGCGCGGTTCAAGGCGTGGCGGATGTGAATTCCAACGGTGGCCTTGAACGGCAGTTCGTCGTCGAGCCCGATCTCCAGCGGCTGACAGCGGCAAGCGTCACGCCGAGCGAGCTTGGCCAGGCCATCGGTGCCAATGTCGAGAACGCGGGCGGCGGGACGATCACTCAAAACAATCAGCGTTTCACTATACGGACCGAAGCGCGCGTGACGACCGCGGATATGATCCGTGCCCTTCCCGTTAAATTCGCGGGCGGCGTGCGGCCGCTGACGGTTGGCGATCTCACCACCGTCACCATCGGCCATGCCCCGCGCAATGGCGCCGCGACAGCCAACGGCAAGGAAACCGTCCTTGGCACGGTGATGATGCTGGTCGGCCAAAACAGCAGGGAGGTGGCGCGGCGCGTCGACGCGCAGTTACCGGATCTGCGTGCGGCGCTGCCCAAGGGCATGACCCTGCAAGTACAATATGATCGCTCCGAACTCGTGGAGCGCACCGTTGCGACGGTCGAGAGCAATCTGGGTGAGGGCGCGCTGCTCGTTGCGGTGGTGTTGCTGGTCGTGGTCGGCAACTGGCGTGCCGCCCTGATCGTCACGCTCGTGATCCCGCTGGCTTTCCTGATGATGATCATCGGCATGAATACGCTGGGCATTTCAGGTAACCTGATGAGTCTAGGAGCCCTTGACTTCGGCCTTCTCGTCGATGGCGCCATTGTCGTCGTTGAAAATGCTCTGCGCCTGATGACTGAGGCCAAGGCAGCCAAGGGGCGCGAATTGACCGCGCGGGAGCGCCGTACCATCGTCATCGACGCTACCAGCGGCGTGGCGCGTCCGGTTTTCTTCGGCATTGCCATTATCACACTGGTCTACGTGCCGGTGCTGAGTCTTGGCGGCGTGGAAGGCAAACTGTTCCACCCGATGGCCGAGGCGGTGATGCTGGCACTGGCGGCGGCGCTGATCGTCACGTTCACGCTGGTGCCGGCGCTATGCGCATCGCTATTGCGTGGTGAAACGCCGAGCAGGCAAAGCGAGCGCATCGACGGCGAGAACGACGCACGGCTCCGCGCCACCGATAGTATCCGGCAAAGCGGCTTCGCCGGGGTGGTCGCACGCGGCTACGTTCCCGTGCTCAACTTTGCCCTGCGTCATCCCATAGCGCTGCTGTTCGTGGCGGTTGGTCTGCTCGGTGGGACGTTCGCGGTTTTTCAGACGCTCGGCGCACAATTCACCCCGCGTCTCGATGAAGGATCGATCACGGCCATGGTCTACAAGCCGGTCGGCATGTCGCTCGACCGCAGCCTGGCCATCGAGCAGGAAATCGAGCGGGAAATCCTGCATCGCTTCCCGCAGGTGACGCGCACCTTTTCGCGCATCGGCACCAGCGCGGTCGCGACCGACCCGATGCCGCCGAACGAGAACGATCTCTACATTTTTTACAAGCCGCTGGATCAGTGGCCGAAGGACCCCGGCATGCCGACCACCAAGGCTGAACTGGTCGCGGCCATCGAAAAACTGGCAACTACGCTTGAACCCGAACAATCCTTTCTGTTCGCACAACCGATCGAGATGCGTTTCAACGAAATGCTGGAGGGCACCCGCGCCGACCTGTCCGTCAAGATCTTTGGAAACGACTATGACGTGCTCGAGCGGCTTGCGGCGCAAGCCAAGGAAGAACTGCAAGGTTTGCCCGGCACCGCCAACGTCGCTTTCGAGACCGCCGACCGCACGCGCAGCGTGGTGATCGAGATCAATCATGACGCCATGATCCGGCTGGGGCTGGGCGCGGCGGAAGTGAACCGCGCCATCCGCGCCGCCCTGGGCGGCGAGGAGGTCGGCTTCATCGCCCGTGGCGAGCGTCGCTATTCAATCGTCGTCCGCCTGTCTGAAGCCATGCGTGCGGATCGCAAAGCGATCCTGTCGCTGCCGCTGCGGGTTGGCGCGACCGGCCTGGTGCCGCTTGAGCGCGTTGCCAGGCTCCGCGAGATGCGTACGGTCGAGCCGATCTTGCACGACAATGCCAAGCGCCGGGCGGCTTTGATGATCAATCTCAACACCAACGACATCGAAGGCTATGTCAGGGCGGCCCGCGCACGGCTGGACAGCAAGCTGGAATTGCCGGAGTCCTACCGCATTGAGTTCGGCGGGCAATTCCGCCAGTTGGAGGCCGCCCGCGCCCGCCTGATGATCGTCGTGCCGGCGGCGCTGGCGATGATCTTCGCCCTGGTCTATTCGGCTGTGGGCAGTGTCCGCCAGGCCGCGATCGTCTATACCGGCATTCCTTTTGCGATCACCGGAGGCGTGATGGCGCTCTGGCTTCAGGGCATGCCGTTTTCGATCACCGCGGCGATCGGATTCATCGCGCTGTCCGGCATCGCAATGCTGAACGGTCTGGTGCTGGTCGATCATATCAACGCCCTGCGGCGGACGCTGCCACTCGTCGATGCCGTGCGCCAGGCCGCGACAGACCGCCTGCGCCCGGTGCTTTCCACCGCGCTGGTCGCGGCCATCGGCTTTGCACCCATGGCCGTCGCGCAAGGCGCCGGAGCGGAAGTGCAACGGCCGCTCGCGACCGTCGTCATCGGGGGCATCATGTCGTCCACCGTGCTGACGTTGCTGTTGCTGCCGGCAATCTATCACTGGGTGGAGCGCCGCTCGGCAGGCGCTCCTGATCGACAAAAGCAATCGTTGAAATTAGAGATTTCGGCATGA
- a CDS encoding TolC family protein, translating to MIAIVLMTPAQAQQATTLSIDALAKTVIANNPERRFYMEQINLAGIERDASNRLPDPEMSVEFGERRTTDVVTGAPTGSGPAYGISIMQPIDFAGRGALRQAIAGHQIALARIGLAQFDSTLASRARLLGYTLFVAQQKSAAARDVAARMRALAKVIAQRETAGPTSVLDTAILEASAITSERNAAAADVKASAVVYELNQLRNSPLGARIRINRPDITLPGLLSADRMAQEVDANNFELQSLRAQSRQQGLRIDLARRSRAPNVAVGPYYNQAKSDIRETNFGVRLSTTLPLWNSQAAGVAQEQGRQSQADAALLAARRRIKRQVFEQAALYETGRKTLAGWATSTPDALQAAAKAADDNFRSGAIPIATYVEMQRQYLDALSAFLDTKLETFEASLQLRVLNGGRSFGGKIQ from the coding sequence ATGATCGCGATCGTTCTGATGACGCCGGCGCAGGCGCAGCAGGCGACGACTTTATCAATCGATGCCTTGGCCAAGACCGTCATCGCCAATAATCCTGAGCGACGCTTCTATATGGAGCAGATCAATCTCGCCGGGATCGAACGCGACGCCTCGAATCGATTGCCAGATCCTGAAATGTCGGTTGAGTTCGGCGAACGCCGGACAACCGACGTCGTGACCGGCGCACCAACGGGGTCCGGTCCGGCTTATGGCATATCGATTATGCAACCGATCGATTTTGCCGGTCGGGGCGCCCTTCGCCAAGCCATCGCCGGGCACCAAATCGCGTTGGCTCGAATCGGCCTGGCACAATTTGACTCCACTCTGGCCAGCCGGGCGCGACTGCTCGGCTATACGCTGTTCGTAGCCCAACAGAAGTCCGCAGCGGCAAGAGACGTCGCCGCCCGGATGCGAGCGCTCGCAAAGGTGATAGCGCAGCGCGAGACGGCCGGTCCCACATCCGTACTGGATACGGCCATTCTGGAGGCCAGCGCGATCACGTCAGAGCGCAATGCCGCGGCCGCCGATGTGAAGGCAAGCGCGGTCGTCTATGAATTGAACCAGCTTCGTAACTCACCCCTGGGTGCGCGTATCCGCATCAATCGGCCGGATATCACGCTGCCTGGACTACTGTCGGCCGATCGCATGGCGCAGGAGGTGGACGCTAATAATTTCGAACTTCAGTCGCTCCGTGCGCAGTCCCGGCAGCAAGGGTTGCGCATCGATCTGGCACGGAGATCGCGTGCCCCGAACGTGGCGGTCGGCCCCTATTACAACCAGGCGAAGTCTGACATTCGCGAGACCAATTTCGGCGTCCGGTTATCGACAACTCTGCCGCTCTGGAACAGTCAGGCGGCGGGTGTGGCGCAGGAACAAGGCCGCCAATCCCAAGCCGATGCGGCCCTGCTGGCAGCGAGGCGGCGGATCAAGCGCCAGGTCTTTGAACAGGCCGCATTGTACGAGACTGGTCGCAAAACGTTGGCGGGCTGGGCTACGTCGACGCCGGATGCACTCCAGGCAGCCGCCAAGGCGGCCGACGACAATTTTCGTAGCGGTGCAATCCCGATCGCGACCTATGTAGAAATGCAGCGCCAATATCTGGATGCGTTATCGGCTTTTCTGGATACAAAGCTCGAAACTTTCGAGGCCTCGCTGCAATTGCGCGTCCTTAACGGCGGTCGCAGCTTTGGTGGCAAGATTCAATAA
- a CDS encoding patatin-like phospholipase family protein, translated as MSSTLSLPGRLSFVVIAMTILTACSSLPRTPYTANDALSSRVLDLNNLRRYADEPVSTFSNEARVPLRAGSHSYLALSGGGADGAYGAGVLSGWAAAGTRPQFSVVSGVSTGALIAPFAFLGPTYDATLKEIYTSGIAESILGSPSIANALFRSGLFGNTRLRELVAHYVDQQLLAAICAEHARGRRLFIVTTNLDTQRTVIWDMGRIASIGSTQALNLFRDVVAASASVPVVFPPMLIDVEANGRRFQEMHADGAVMAPVLTLPDAFLLRNGNFSRDLHIDIYILINNKVEPDFQVVRNNTADIAARSSASTTKTQTRSILYGTFDFARHNKLGFNLTYIDRNIPSPASPDFDTGYMRSLYEYGYEKAKTGSFWEKAPPSNDRPLNDGREQRVTM; from the coding sequence ATGAGCAGCACTCTCAGTTTGCCCGGTCGTCTATCGTTCGTCGTCATCGCCATGACGATCCTTACCGCCTGCAGTTCTCTTCCGCGGACACCCTACACCGCCAATGACGCGCTATCCTCGCGTGTGCTCGATCTCAACAATCTGCGGAGATATGCGGACGAGCCAGTATCGACGTTCTCCAATGAAGCGCGCGTGCCCCTTCGTGCTGGCTCGCATAGCTATCTTGCGCTATCCGGAGGCGGTGCCGACGGTGCCTACGGTGCCGGCGTTTTGAGTGGCTGGGCCGCAGCCGGCACTCGCCCGCAGTTTTCAGTTGTTTCGGGGGTGAGCACAGGCGCATTGATTGCGCCGTTTGCATTTCTTGGGCCTACTTACGATGCCACGCTGAAAGAAATATACACCAGCGGCATAGCGGAGAGCATTCTCGGATCGCCAAGTATTGCGAATGCCCTTTTCAGATCAGGCCTGTTTGGAAATACGCGTCTGCGCGAACTCGTCGCTCATTATGTTGACCAGCAATTGCTCGCGGCAATTTGTGCCGAACACGCCAGGGGCAGAAGGCTTTTCATTGTAACCACCAATCTCGATACGCAACGTACGGTGATCTGGGACATGGGGCGGATTGCCTCGATTGGATCAACCCAGGCTTTGAACCTGTTTCGGGACGTCGTTGCCGCATCGGCAAGCGTCCCGGTGGTATTCCCACCTATGCTAATCGACGTTGAGGCAAACGGGCGTCGTTTTCAGGAGATGCATGCGGATGGGGCGGTGATGGCGCCTGTGCTGACGTTACCGGATGCATTCCTTTTACGGAATGGAAACTTCAGCCGAGATCTGCATATAGACATCTACATTTTGATCAACAACAAGGTCGAACCAGATTTTCAAGTGGTGCGGAACAACACGGCGGATATCGCTGCGCGGAGTTCTGCCTCGACCACAAAGACGCAAACTCGGTCTATTCTATACGGCACCTTTGACTTCGCCCGGCACAACAAGCTTGGATTCAACCTGACCTATATCGACAGGAATATTCCGTCACCTGCCTCGCCTGACTTTGATACAGGCTATATGCGGTCTCTTTATGAGTACGGTTATGAAAAGGCGAAAACCGGTTCGTTCTGGGAGAAGGCACCGCCATCCAATGATCGTCCTCTGAATGACGGCCGCGAACAAAGGGTAACAATGTAG
- the fabI gene encoding enoyl-ACP reductase FabI gives MAPVVDLSGKRGLIVGIANAQSIAAGCAHALRQAGAELAVTYLNEKARPYVEPVAQAIGATIVTPCDVRSPGQLEAVFERIRNDWGRLDFLLHSIAFCPREDLQTGVINCSADGFALAMDVSCHSFIRMARLATPLMTQGGSLLTVSFYGADRVVENYNLMGPVKAALESSVRYIAADLADRDIRAFAISAGPAKTRAASGIGRFDDLLDKIRERTPANRLVSIEEIGAVAAFLASEAGRPMTGSVVYADGGFHTIA, from the coding sequence ATGGCTCCTGTCGTCGATCTCTCGGGTAAACGTGGGCTCATCGTCGGCATCGCCAATGCACAGAGCATCGCCGCCGGCTGCGCTCATGCCCTTCGCCAGGCGGGGGCGGAACTGGCGGTCACTTATCTCAACGAGAAGGCGCGGCCCTACGTGGAGCCCGTCGCGCAGGCCATCGGCGCGACCATCGTTACGCCATGCGACGTGCGCAGTCCCGGACAGCTCGAAGCCGTCTTCGAGCGCATCCGAAACGATTGGGGCCGGCTCGATTTTCTGCTCCACTCCATCGCGTTCTGCCCGCGGGAAGACTTGCAGACCGGTGTCATCAACTGCTCGGCCGACGGCTTTGCGCTGGCGATGGACGTCTCCTGTCATTCGTTCATCCGGATGGCTCGGCTCGCGACGCCGCTGATGACGCAAGGCGGAAGTCTGCTGACTGTGAGTTTTTATGGCGCCGACCGTGTCGTCGAGAATTACAATCTGATGGGACCAGTGAAGGCCGCTCTGGAATCGAGCGTACGTTATATCGCCGCCGATCTCGCCGACCGCGACATCCGCGCCTTCGCGATTTCGGCTGGACCTGCGAAGACGCGCGCCGCCTCCGGCATCGGCCGGTTCGACGATCTCCTCGACAAGATCCGCGAACGCACTCCCGCAAACCGCCTTGTTAGCATTGAAGAGATTGGCGCAGTCGCTGCTTTTCTGGCAAGCGAGGCGGGTCGCCCGATGACGGGGTCGGTCGTCTACGCCGATGGCGGCTTTCATACGATCGCGTGA
- a CDS encoding acetate/propionate family kinase, giving the protein MSQRMLVTFNAGSSTVKLGLFALEGDEARRIGKGMIDFHKPPLRFHLLEGPDTFDVALEADAGAELHVVLGEAFRRLSWHYDMDQIAAAGHRIVHGGDTFAGPILLDAAALETLQALTPLAPLHQPEGLRLVQAIRQLRSGLPQTASFDTAFHRTQTDLVRRFAIPRALHDEGVKRYGFHGLSYKFITGEIEKSEPELAGARIVVAHLGSGASLCGLAGGRSRDTSMGFSALDGVPMATRCGALDPGAVLHFIMQKGMKPIDVEDLLYRRSGLLGVSGISADSRELIESAAPEAAEALELFCFRIAGEIARLAATLGGLDAIVFTAGVGENQPPVRAAVAKRLGWLGLELDEAANAVNARSIGAAGARVKMLVIATDEERVIADEALSVLQHDSFAAGRL; this is encoded by the coding sequence ATGAGCCAGCGCATGCTTGTCACGTTCAACGCGGGATCGTCCACTGTGAAGCTCGGGCTGTTCGCCCTCGAAGGAGATGAGGCGCGGCGCATCGGGAAGGGAATGATCGACTTCCACAAGCCACCCCTGAGGTTTCATCTTCTCGAAGGCCCGGATACGTTCGACGTGGCGCTTGAAGCTGACGCCGGAGCTGAACTGCACGTTGTGCTCGGCGAGGCCTTCCGCCGGCTATCCTGGCACTACGATATGGATCAGATCGCCGCTGCCGGCCATCGCATCGTCCACGGCGGCGACACCTTCGCCGGGCCAATCCTGCTTGACGCCGCCGCGCTCGAAACCTTGCAAGCCCTGACGCCGCTCGCGCCGCTGCACCAGCCAGAGGGACTGCGTTTGGTTCAGGCGATCCGTCAGCTGCGATCCGGTCTGCCGCAGACTGCCTCCTTCGACACGGCTTTCCACCGTACCCAGACGGATCTCGTCCGCCGATTTGCCATCCCGCGCGCCCTGCATGACGAGGGCGTGAAACGCTACGGTTTTCATGGACTTTCCTACAAGTTCATCACCGGCGAAATCGAGAAAAGCGAACCCGAACTCGCCGGCGCTCGCATCGTGGTCGCCCATCTTGGCAGCGGCGCGAGCCTGTGCGGATTGGCGGGCGGTCGTAGCCGCGACACCAGTATGGGCTTCTCCGCGCTGGATGGCGTTCCGATGGCGACCCGCTGCGGCGCGCTGGATCCGGGCGCCGTTCTGCATTTCATCATGCAGAAAGGTATGAAACCGATCGATGTTGAGGATCTGCTCTATCGTCGCTCCGGGCTCCTCGGCGTCTCCGGGATTAGCGCCGACAGTCGCGAATTGATTGAAAGTGCTGCTCCTGAGGCCGCCGAGGCGCTTGAACTCTTCTGCTTTCGCATCGCCGGCGAAATCGCCCGCCTCGCGGCCACGCTCGGCGGACTCGACGCCATCGTCTTCACGGCGGGCGTGGGCGAGAACCAGCCGCCGGTGCGCGCTGCAGTAGCGAAGCGCCTCGGCTGGCTCGGGCTCGAACTGGACGAAGCCGCGAACGCCGTCAATGCCCGGTCGATTGGCGCGGCCGGCGCGCGCGTCAAAATGCTGGTCATTGCAACGGATGAAGAGCGCGTCATTGCCGACGAGGCGCTGTCGGTGCTGCAACATGACAGCTTCGCTGCGGGGCGCTTGTGA